One region of Zingiber officinale cultivar Zhangliang chromosome 7B, Zo_v1.1, whole genome shotgun sequence genomic DNA includes:
- the LOC122006160 gene encoding probable alpha-1,6-mannosyltransferase MNN10, which yields MAPKPPSRWAKHRSRTRPMRFLILLGATAAFILVLLSLHATAALLRLANSLGRQCMSLPPGFPTEGAASRSRRIAMVSLSDEGAGGPQRRRQAFQGLRAATQGNKQAYATQMGYRYIDAGDLVDRSRPPNWSKILAVRAHLPHYDWVFWNDADTLVTNPNMSLENVLLAAIGHRDFHSSPDLVVTKDFNGVNSGVFFIRQSKWSEDFLDSWWNQTSFIQFGSTKSGDNAALKYLIDSLPEEELDSHVVTSQMQCLFNSYPWVPSWKSFYRFISSPLVTWNGVYSDGDFLVHLAGLDEKKKWVDEILQHIRTPGVHKRAVDFPSAIFWNLKNKSKMESI from the exons ATGGCACCGAAACCGCCGTCGCGGTGGGCTAAGCACCGATCGCGCACCCGGCCAATGCGGTTCCTCATCCTACTCGGCGCCACCGCTGCGTTCATCCTCGTCCTCCTCTCCCTCCACGCCACCGCCGCCCTCCTCCGCCTAGCCAATTCCCTCGGCCGCCAGTGCATGTCGCTTCCTCCGGGATTCCCCACTGAAGGCGCGGCGAGCCGGTCCCGACGGATCGCTATGGTTAGCCTCTCCGACGAGGGCGCAGGCGGACCGCAACGGCGGCGTCAGGCATTCCAAGGGTTGAGGGCGGCGACGCAGGGAAACAAGCAGGCGTACGCGACGCAGATGGGGTATCGGTACATTGATGCAGGGGATCTGGTGGATCGTAGTCGTCCGCCGAACTGGAGCAAGATACTGGCAGTACGAGCGCACCTCCCTCACTACGATTGGGTCTTCTGGAACGACGCT GACACATTGGTGACGAACCCGAATATGTCATTG GAGAATGTTCTGCTCGCAGCAATTGGTCACAGAGACTTCCACTCATCACCGGATTTGGTGGTAACAAAGGACTTCAATGGAGTAAATTCag GAGTTTTCTTCATTCGACAATCAAAATGGAGCGAGGACTTCTTAGACTCTTGGTGGAATCAAACATCTTTTATTCAGTTTGGCTCAACCAAGAGTGGTGATAATGCAGCACTGAAGTACCTAATTGACAGCCTTCCTGAGGAGGAATTGGACAGCCATGTTGTCACATCGCAGATGCAGTGCCTGTTCAACTCCTATCCTTGGGTTCCTTCTTGGAAATCTTTTTATCGCTTTATTTCGTCGCCTCTGGTTACTTGGAACG GAGTTTACTCTGATGGGGACTTTTTGGTACACCTTGCTGGCCTGGACGAGAAGAAGAAATGGGTCGATGAGATACTACAACA CATTAGAACTCCTGGGGTACACAAACGAGCCGTGGATTTCCCATCAGCGATATTTTGGAATCTGAAAAATAAGTCTAAAATGGAGTCCATTTAG